One genomic region from Pirellulales bacterium encodes:
- a CDS encoding sigma 54-interacting transcriptional regulator, whose product MLAYLVIREGTKWTDVFRLVPGQAVTIGRAPTNQIVIKDERCSRAHAEVFHSQGQWVVRDLESRNGTTIGGQPVRGDHVLEAGEIIRIGQSQMAFVNDLTKAFPDSSVIRDLKVRAGANDETTLAESLDEENVLAAAEPTTITHRRGQTKFLEPVAEEDTGIPKVGRAAAQLCRLAFELAQAPDINAIAQLALAGVFDGTEGDAGAILLLPRTVIGEPAGIDLEVIASRTDTEFPYHRVSSFLASTVLREGEAVLARNVLGDSALGGRDSKGEIHATSVLCAPIRRGTKVSGLIHLYSTDPERIPDPDDLEFTLAVADTVAVALENLSRRQELAENLSQIRDENLQLRERLGVESEIIGNSPVMARVTREINRAAPSRATILIRGESGVGKELVARAVHFSSPRRKGPFVCLNCAALTESLLESELFGHERGAFTGATERKIGKFESAHEGTLMLDEIGEMSSTTQAKFLRVLEGHPFERVGGSEAIQVDVRVIAATNRDLERAVAEGQFRRDLYFRLHVLEIFVPPLRKRPEDIPVLAHYFLQRFNAETGRRLRGYTTEATEQMLRYRWPGNVRELKNVVERAVVLARGDLIEMEDLTLTKLSTAGDTQDVAPPASSYEPVSLDEMERRHILATLNSTNWNKSQTANILGIERSTLDRKIRRYEIEGYLEPRGARGTG is encoded by the coding sequence ATGCTCGCCTATCTGGTCATCCGCGAGGGGACGAAGTGGACCGACGTGTTTCGGCTCGTGCCGGGGCAAGCGGTCACGATCGGCCGCGCGCCGACGAATCAGATCGTCATTAAGGACGAGCGTTGCAGCCGCGCTCATGCCGAAGTGTTTCATTCACAAGGGCAATGGGTCGTTCGCGATCTCGAGAGCCGCAACGGCACGACGATCGGCGGCCAGCCGGTTCGCGGCGACCACGTGCTCGAAGCGGGCGAGATCATTCGGATCGGGCAATCGCAGATGGCGTTTGTCAATGATCTGACGAAGGCCTTTCCCGATTCGAGCGTGATCCGCGATTTGAAGGTCCGGGCCGGCGCGAACGACGAGACCACGCTCGCCGAATCGCTCGACGAAGAGAACGTGCTCGCCGCCGCCGAACCGACGACGATCACGCATCGCCGCGGCCAGACCAAGTTCCTCGAGCCCGTCGCCGAGGAAGATACCGGCATTCCTAAGGTCGGCCGCGCGGCGGCGCAGCTTTGCCGTTTAGCATTCGAGCTGGCCCAGGCGCCCGACATCAATGCCATCGCGCAGTTGGCCTTGGCCGGCGTGTTCGACGGCACCGAGGGAGACGCCGGCGCCATATTGCTCCTGCCGCGCACCGTGATCGGCGAGCCGGCCGGGATCGACCTGGAAGTGATCGCCTCGCGGACCGATACGGAATTCCCGTACCACCGCGTTTCCAGTTTTCTCGCCTCCACGGTGCTTCGCGAGGGAGAAGCGGTGCTCGCCCGCAATGTGCTCGGCGATAGCGCGCTGGGGGGCCGCGACAGCAAAGGGGAAATCCACGCCACGAGCGTTCTCTGCGCCCCGATTCGCCGTGGCACGAAAGTCTCCGGGTTGATCCATCTCTACTCAACCGATCCCGAGCGGATTCCGGATCCGGATGACTTGGAATTCACATTGGCCGTGGCTGACACCGTGGCCGTGGCGCTCGAAAACCTTAGCCGGCGTCAGGAATTGGCCGAGAACTTGAGCCAGATTCGCGATGAGAATCTTCAACTCCGCGAACGCCTCGGCGTGGAGAGCGAGATTATCGGCAATAGCCCCGTCATGGCCAGAGTCACCCGCGAGATCAACCGCGCCGCCCCGAGCCGCGCTACGATCCTCATTCGCGGCGAAAGCGGCGTCGGCAAGGAACTGGTCGCTCGAGCGGTGCATTTCTCGAGCCCGCGCCGCAAAGGCCCGTTCGTTTGCTTGAACTGCGCCGCGTTGACGGAGAGTCTGTTGGAGAGCGAATTGTTCGGCCACGAACGCGGCGCCTTCACCGGCGCGACTGAACGGAAGATCGGCAAATTCGAATCGGCCCACGAGGGAACGCTGATGCTCGACGAGATCGGCGAGATGAGTTCCACCACGCAAGCCAAATTCCTCCGCGTGTTGGAAGGGCATCCGTTCGAGCGCGTCGGCGGCAGCGAGGCGATCCAAGTGGACGTGCGCGTGATCGCCGCCACCAATCGCGATCTGGAGCGCGCTGTCGCCGAAGGGCAATTCCGCCGCGATCTTTACTTCCGCCTGCACGTGCTGGAGATCTTCGTTCCGCCGCTCCGCAAGCGACCGGAAGACATCCCCGTGTTGGCTCATTATTTTCTCCAACGCTTCAACGCTGAGACGGGCCGCCGGCTGCGCGGTTATACGACCGAGGCCACCGAGCAGATGCTCCGCTACCGCTGGCCAGGAAATGTCCGCGAGTTGAAGAACGTCGTCGAGCGGGCGGTGGTGCTGGCCCGCGGCGACTTGATCGAAATGGAAGATCTGACGCTCACCAAGCTCTCGACCGCCGGAGACACGCAGGACGTCGCCCCGCCGGCTAGTTCGTACGAGCCGGTATCGCTCGACGAAATGGAACGGCGGCACATCCTGGCTACGCTCAACTCGACCAACTGGAACAAGAGCCAGACTGCGAACATCCTCGGGATCGAGCGCTCAACCTTGGACCGCAAGATTCGCCGCTACGAAATCGAAGGCTACCTCGAGCCGCGCGGCGCCCGCGGAACGGGCTAG